A section of the Drosophila subobscura isolate 14011-0131.10 chromosome A, UCBerk_Dsub_1.0, whole genome shotgun sequence genome encodes:
- the LOC117893060 gene encoding uncharacterized protein LOC117893060 isoform X1, with protein sequence MPRVPYTWRQPDFPGDGSDLAWLQPTMLIICHRGNLDKSLEPLLRTLKQPFAPRTVAAVCVHETMRLAFEEKVCQEMEMLHSKVQGHEYYAQALRMIGCLRAETLGLQQSDKIGFRSKLANGSPLLVRGFDQSFFSMSHPSTVVTLHIFRHAFELPKVVARERLRFASVAIWGAKMCDTYEVALQLRFSTVFINCHGISMEPIEKYFVARQPHVVMANHHHFEVLIYNNRALVIVYPAKVEWHPSIKPRTTLSYREPPLMLKAKNVFLFDKS encoded by the coding sequence ATGCCTCGTGTTCCCTACACCTGGCGCCAGCCAGATTTTCCTGGCGATGGCAGCGATCTAGCCTGGCTGCAGCCCACCATGCTGATCATTTGTCACAGGGGCAATCTGGACAAGTCCCTAGAGCCGCTGCTGCGAACGCTCAAGCAACCGTTCGCACCGCGCACAGTGGCTGCCGTCTGTGTGCACGAGACAATGCGCTTAGCATTCGAGGAGAAGGTGTGccaggagatggagatgctgCACTCCAAAGTGCAGGGCCATGAGTATTATGCGCAGGCACTGCGAATGATTGGTTGTCTGCGGGCCGAAACGTTGGGCCTGCAGCAGAGCGACAAAATCGGTTTCAGGAGCAAACTGGCCAACGGATCGCCGTTGCTCGTACGCGGCTTCGACCAGAGCTTCTTCAGCATGAGCCATCCCAGTACGGTGGTGACGCTGCACATCTTCCGGCACGCCTTCGAGCTGCCCAAAGTGGTGGCCCGAGAGCGGCTGAGATTCGCCAGCGTGGCCATTTGGGGTGCCAAAATGTGCGACACCTACGAGGTGGCGCTCCAGCTGCGGTTCTCTACGGTTTTCATCAACTGCCATGGCATTTCGATGGAGCCAATtgagaaatattttgtggcacgGCAGCCGCATGTCGTGATGGcgaatcatcatcatttcgAGGTGCTCATATACAACAATCGTGCCCTGGTCATTGTCTATCCGGCCAAGGTTGAGTGGCACCCGTCCATAAAGCCTCGCACCACATTGTCATACAGAGAGCCACCGTTGATGTTGAAGGCGAAAAATGTCTTCCTGTTCGATAAATCCTAA
- the LOC117893052 gene encoding uncharacterized protein LOC117893052, which translates to MVSTALTTLAAGQTTSSNNHHHHNHHHHQQQQQQLQQQQLQQQQQQQLPYQRLPPHATASTGAGGSLATNVNQSRSFYALNGLEHDCDGNSSSSSNYPQQQQQSSSPLNDQISLLFPKCRPKQQQQHHPQHQQQLQQQQQRHELHTDVNLNRSSSPIVSEAATADTDNVAAATPTSTHSYYKSVNIITQSPPPHSASSHSSESLSSVTPRISTNPFLCAPLTPPTPPPPPLLHSFGGHPVEGEGDGSGLAAAGAGAEADEEVDETVLAAGYPASFYYHTGESRRGQSTYSVSEMPRKRNTGMTTSASASAISSSSSRQQSLQNGGSNVNGTASNGNTQSLVQSQNPFIKENYWEAAPMRASSVLHSPTEYAEEQQQQHQQQQHLQASARRAYHQQREQMATQLYGLAQRQATQQPPAHILRVGRSPINRSYTVPQQQQQAPHQQSVNNACADGLTPLASHYLYGSKSSLDQHGAGDWEPREQRKLRMREERERERDHLLLEQEVQAARENHLTHLAGQQQQQRGRHGHGEDRERERERDRRLVNGSVTGNEVIYGSADSGEGWQHLRVTTEENVSEESGKHPSKLVGKTLSTLSQSQSKSQLQLQLQSGLRSLEEAATYREHKLDAWQLERNYTLAVESRHGIIEYEGSPRRIGGWGAVTAAAAASAADESEQPPTATAAATAAAATAAATAAATAAATAAATAAATAAATAAAPQQQQQAHSQLPMAAVPPLSSTATTLQKTAARAALAALAQTQNHIQNHTQAPQPPQQLQAYPVRPGFPQRILSPPHREPRSCSPQPPQHVAPQHHTSMMSNHSNSKLQQQPVGSDTNAEDTSNDVSEIGTISDLTTPEAAMAMANEVASRSATATPPMQKAAAPPPPPPPLTACCSTVGAGTGGGLGVGVGVGPLSIHTKSSTFDYLYEFSETRKVLEEFFKCPSTEEQAIMENGSDVDSIDIQYEFHSNFERDEEELAEEEDEDEDVDGDDEENDEAEDEDEPIAEQDHDHDEEQETDQDREYHQQQAPSSDLSRDAERQVYGGYSQPHQMQQSQPMPVGVGRRPHYSSGSPLMRDFDFFLDSASRSSGERDGEQDGLNHNQLLSTGSGSGLGQSVGVGVGVGPASGHNYRYSPETTDYDSNCGDLDSLSGEMNGGGVSTSCSNYAKYYASAMPVLEDGLSSGHTSDTENNNNKNLQQAGVQGGPLGGQSQCPNSLSASTSIGGGISMLMDMKRLSTNNSLNSMHNLTNALDSNGVGQGQGQGHLVNSPSPSNGHAKQPPSMPHPRELLGQSPSQTQSLSQSLGQSHSQNKVFKNIDPDLDSLYSISVFHRPDTVQMTPPPPAPAPHRKPNSSSAADVDLLQPSSKHTPLAAAISSTLQRSSPTTTSGSGNGTIIGSVPGPTKPRSAGSNGSSNGNGNGSNSNGVLAGVPPPIPERSSLMAAQQQQQRSPSPVISSPVWLSRHLDGGVGKGLLESGSDNHSKNHSADEDDVDTDLETDRLLGHQRLDDQGYYDENKSWDRKPRSSLLSKISPNQQMPSTKTRNGYNALLSSTPELLPPPPIPPKSNSGSGGKLLDLVGGMVQRSISRSSSEHSEKSPSKLQPQQLSGQSTCGDPVDVVASAVVAATLGAAVATAPPMESPGNGGGSEHSINGGGGGIIKLEAENCSLNGGITISGAAVTGVAGGGSVGSVNPGAVVSTAVNAGSNNSSGAGSNSNSGCGSGSGEKKVKKSKSKEGGAVLIEGVLFRAKYLGSTQLVCEGQPTKSTRMMQAEEAVSRIKALAPDGDVQPSTEVDLFISTEKIMVLNTDLKEIMMDHALRTISYIADIGDLVVLMARRRFVPQDIDDAPKPNRTPKMICHVFESDEAQFIAQSIGQAFQVAYMEFLKANGIEDHRFVKEMDYQEVLNSQEIFGDELEIFAKKELQKEVVVPKAKGEILGVVIVESGWGSMLPTVVIANLMSSGAAARCGQLNIGDQLIAINGLSLVGLPLSTCQTYIKNTKNQTVVKFTVVPCAPVVEVKIKRPETKYQLGFSVQNGVICSLLRGGIAERGGVRVGHRIIEINNQSVVAVPHEKIVNLLATSVGEILMKTMPTSMFRLLTGQENPIYI; encoded by the exons ATGGTCAGCACAGCATTGACAACATTGGCTGCTGGACAAACAACTAGTAGCAATAATCATCATCACCACaaccaccatcatcaccagcagcagcagcagcaactgcaacagcagcaactgcaacagcagcagcagcaacagctgcccTACCAGCGATTGCCGCCACACGCTACAGCTtccacaggagcaggaggatcATTGGCAACAAACGTTAATCAGTCCCGCAGCTTCTATGCGCTGAATGGTCTAGAGCACGATTGtgacggcaacagcagcagcagcagcaactatccacagcagcagcagcaatcctcTTCTCCGCTCAACGATCAGATCAGCCTGCTCTTCCCAAAGTGCCgacccaagcagcagcagcaacatcatccacaacaccaacagcagctccaacagcagcagcagcgacatgaGCTCCATACGGATGTGAATCTGaataggagcagcagccccatcGTCAGTGAAGCAGCCACTGCGGATACGGATaacgttgccgctgccacgcccaccagTACGCACAGCTACTACAAGAGCGTGAACATCATAACACAATCACCGCCACCGCACTCGGCCTCGTCACACTCATCGGAGTCGTTGTCCTCTGTGACGCCGCGCATATCCACAAATCCGTTCCTGTGCGCTCCACTAACGCCGCccacaccgccgccaccgccgctgtTGCACAGCTTTGGGGGACATCCAGTTGAAGGTGAGGGTGACGGATCcgggctggctgctgcgggAGCGGGTGCCGAAGCAGACGAGGAGGTAGACGAGACCGTACTGGCGGCCGGCTATCCGGCCTCATTCTACTATCACACGGGCGAGAGCAGGCGTGGCCAGAGCACCTATTCCGTCTCCGAGATGCCGCGCAAACGGAACACTGGTATGACCaccagcgccagtgccagtgccatcagcagcagcagcagcaggcagcagtcacTGCAGAATGGCGGCAGCAACGTGAACGGAACTGCCAGCAATGGCAATACCCAGAGTCTGGTGCAGAGCCAGAATCCCTTCATCAAGGAGAACTACTGGGAGGCAGCGCCCATGCGTGCCAGCTCCGTGCTGCACTCTCCCACGGAATACGCGGAggagcaac agcagcaacatcaacagcagcagcatcttcaaGCGTCCGCCCGGCGGGCATACCATCAACAGCGGGAGCAGATGGCCACACAGCTATATGGCTTGGCTCAGCGCCAGGCaacgcagcagccgccagcgCACATCCTTCGGGTTGGACGGAGCCCCATCAACCGTAGTTACACGGtaccccaacagca gcaacaggCACCTCATCAACAATCCGTGAATAATGCCTGTGCGGATGGACTGACTCCACTGGCCAGTCACTATCTGTACGGGAGTAAGTCCTCGTTGGATCAGCATGGAGCCGGCGACTGGGAGCCGCGGGAGCAGCGAAAATTGAGAATGCGCGAGGAGCGGGAACGGGAGAGGGATCACCTGTtgctggagcaggaggtgcAGGCGGCAAGGGAAAACCATCTGACCCATCTGgcggggcagcaacagcagcagcgtgggcgGCATGGACACGGCGAGGATAGGGAGCGCGAAAGGGAGCGCGATCGTCGTCTGGTCAATGGTAGCGTCACAGGCAATGAGGTTATCTACGGATCAGCAGATTCCGGCGAGGGTTGGCAGC aTCTGCGCGTTACGACCGAAGAAAATGTGTCCGAGGAGAGCGGCAAGCATCCCAGCAAGCTGGTTGGAAAGACACTGTCGACGTTGTCACAGTCCCAGTCGAAgtcgcagttgcagctgcaattacAATCCGGCCTGAGGAGCCTTGAGGAGGCAGCCACGTATCGGGAGCACAAGCTAGATGCCTGGCAGTTGGAGCGCAACTACACGCTGGCCGTGGAGTCGCGTCACGGCATTATAG AGTATGAAGGCTCTCCACGTCGCATTGGTGGCTGGGGTGCAGtgactgcagcagcggcagcctcgGCAGCGGACGAAAGTGAACAaccaccaacagcaactgcagccgcaacagcagcagcagcaacagcagcagcaacagcagcagcaacagcagcagcaacagcagcagcaacagcagcagcaacagcagcagcaacagcagcagcaccgcaacaacagcagcaagctcACTCACAGCTTCCAATGGCCGCTGTGCCACCGTTGAGCTCAACAGCCACCACGCTGCAGAAGACGGCGGCACGAGCAGCTCTGGCCGCActggcccagacccagaatCACATTCAGAACCACACGCAGGCGCCACAACCACCGCAACAATTGCAGGCCTATCCTGTGCGTCCGGGCTTTCCACAG CGTATACTTTCGCCACCGCATCGTGAGCCTCGCAGCTGCTCACCGCAGCCACCGCAGCATGTGGCACCACAGCACCACACGAGTATGATgagcaaccacagcaacagcaagttgcaacagcagccggtGGGCAGCGACACCAATGCGGAGGATACCAGCAACGATGTATCCGAAATTGGCACCATATCCGATCTGACAACGCCGGAAgcggccatggccatggctaatGAGGTAGCCAGCAGAtcggccacagccacgccaccaatgcaaaaagcagcagcaccaccaccaccaccaccaccactgacAGCGTGCTGCTCAACAGtaggagctggaactggagggGGActcggagttggagttggagttggaccACTGAGCATCCATACAAAATCATCGACCTTTGATTACCTCTATGAGTTCTCGGAGACGCGCAAGGTGCTGGAGGAGTTCTTCAAGTGCCCCTCAACCGAAGAGCAGGCCATCATGGAGAACGGCAGCGATGTGGACAGCATT gACATTCAGTACGAGTTCCACAGCAACTTTGAGcgcgacgaggaggagctcgccgaggaggaggatgaggacgaggacgtgGATGGTGACGATGAGGAGAATGATGAGGcagaggacgaggacgagcccATTGCGGAGCAGGATCACGATCATGACGAGGAACAGGAAACCGACCAGGACAGGGAATATCACCAACAGCAAGCCCCTTCCTCAGACCTGTCTAGAGACGCCGAGCGTCAAGTCTATGGGGGATACTCCCAGCCGCATCAGATGCAGCAAAGTCAGCCAATGCCCGTGGGCGTTGGACGTAGGCCACActacagcagcggcagtccgCTGATGAGGGACTTTGACTTCTTTCTGGACTCGGCCAGCCGTAGCAGCGGCGAACGGGATGGCGAACAGGATGGCCTCAATCACAACCAACTGCTGAGcaccggcagcggcagcggactCGGCCAGAGCGtcggcgtgggcgtgggcgtagGCCCAGCAAGTGGCCACAACTATCGCTACTCGCCGGAGACCACCGACTATGACTCCAACTGCGGGGATCTGGACA GTCTTTCTGGCGAGATGAACGGTGGAGGCGTGTCGACCTCGTGCTCGAACTACGCCAAGTACTACGCCTCCGCCATGCCCGTGCTGGAGGATGGTCTCTCCTCGGGCCACACTAGCGAcaccgaaaacaacaacaacaagaatctGCAGCAGGCCGGTGTCCAGGGAGGACCGCTGGGGGGTCAGAGTCAGTGCCCCAATAGCTTGagtgccagcaccagcatcggTGGCGGCATCTCCATGCTGATGGACATGAAGCGGCTATCCACCAACAACAGCCTCAACAGCATGCACAACCTGACCAATGCCTTGGACAGCAATGGCGTTGGACAGGGTCAGGGTCAGGGCCATCTCGTCaacagtcccagtcccagcaaTGGACACGCCAAGCAGCCACCGTCCATGCCACATCCACGCGAGCTGCTCGGCCAGAGCCCCAGCCAGACGCAGAGCCTCAGTCAGAGTCTaggccagagccacagccagaacaAAGTGTTCAAGAACATCGATCCCGACCTGGACTCGCTCTATTCGATCA GTGTTTTCCATCGGCCGGATACGGTGCAAATgacgccaccgccgccggcaCCAGCGCCGCATCGCAAACCTAATAGCAGCAGCGCCGCAGATGTTGATCTGCTGCAGCCGAGCAGCAAGCACACGCCCCTGGCGGCTGCCATTAGCTCGACGCTACAGCGCAGCTCACCCACCACAACGTCGGGCAGTGGTAACGGCACGATCATTGGGTCAGTGCCAGGCCCGACTAAGCCCAGAAGTGCGGggagcaatggcagcagcaatggcaatggaaatggctcTAACAGTAACGGAGTGTTGGCTGGCGTACCGCCCCCAATCCCAGAAAGAAGCAGCCTCATggcggcacagcagcagcagcagcgttcaCCGTCACCAGTGATAAGCTCGCCCGTGTGGCTGTCCCGGCATCTGGATGGTGGCGTGGGCAAGGGGCTGCTCGAGTCCGGGTCGGACAACCATTCGAAGAACCACAGTGCGGACGAGGACGATGTGGACACTGATTTGGAGACGGACCGTCTGCTGGGACACCAGCGGCTGGACGATCAGGGCTACTATGACGAGAACAAGAGCTGGGACCGCAAGCCGCGCTCCTCGCTGCTCTCCAAAATCTCACCCAATCAGCAGATGCCCAGCACAAAGACGAGGAATGGGTACAATGCTCTGCTCAGCTCCACGCCGGagttgctgccgccaccgcccatACCCCCAAAGAGTAACTCGGGCAGTGGTGGCAAGCTGCTCGACCTTGTCGGTGGCATGGTCCAGCGCAGCATATCGCGCAGCTCGTCGGAGCATAGCGAGAAGTCGCCCAGCAAGTTGCAGCCGCAACAGCTGTCCGGTCAGTCAACCTGTGGCGACCCTGTGGATGTAGTGGCCTCAGCcgtggtggctgccactttgGGAGCAGCTGTGGCGACGGCACCCCCCATGGAGAGTCCTGGAAATGGCGGTGGCTCTGAGCATTCCATCAacggtggaggcggaggcatcATCAAGCTGGAGGCAGAGAACTGCAGCCTCAACGGCGGCATCACCATTAGCGGCGCAGCAGTGACCGGAGttgcaggcggcggcagtgtCGGCAGCGTGAATCCGGGAGCAGTCGTCAGCACGGCAGTCAAtgctggcagcaacaacagcagcggcgccggcagcaacagcaacagcggctgcggcagcggcagtggcgaaaaaaaagtgaaaaagagTAAGAGCAAAGAAG GCGGCGCAGTGCTTATCGAGGGTGTCCTCTTCAGGGCCAAGTACTTAGGCTCCACGCAGCTGGTCTGCGAGGGTCAGCCCACAAAGTCGACGCGCATGATGCAGGCCGAGGAGGCCGTTTCCCGTATCAAG GCGCTG GCACCCGATGGCGATGTTCAGCCCAGCACCGAAGTGGATCTATTTATATCAACGGAAAAGATAATGGTGCTGAACACCGACTTGAAGGAGATCATGATGGATCATGCTCTGCGCACAATCTCCTATATAGCGGACATTGGGGATCTGGTGGTTCTTATGGCTCGACGGCGCTTTGTACCGCAGGACATCGACGATGCACCCAAGCCGAATCGTACGCCCAAGATGATTTGTCATGTGTTTGAGAGCGACGAGGCGCAGTTCATTGCCCAGTCCATTGGGCAGGCCTTCCAGGTGGCCTACATGGAGTTCCTCAAGGCCAACGGCATCGAAGACCATCGATTCGTCAAGGAGATGGACTATCAGGAGGTGCTCAATAGCCAGGAGATCTTTGGCGACGAACTCGAGATCTTTGCCAAAAAGGAGCTGCAAAAGGAGGTCGTTGTACCCAAGGCCAAAGGCGAAATACTCGGTGTGGTCATTGTCGAGAGCGGTTGGGGCTCCATGCTGCCCACCGTCGTCATTGCCAATCTGATGAGCTCCGGTGCGGCTGCCCGCTGTGGCCAATTGAATATCGGTGATCAGCTGATCGCCATCAACGGACTGAGCCTTGTCGGTCTGCCACTCTCCACCTGCCAGACGTACATCAAGAACACCAAAAACCAGACCGTAGTCAAGTTCACAGTGGTGCCCTGCGCCCCCGTTGTTGAAGTGAAGATCAAGCGGCCAGAGACCAAATATCAGCTGGGTTTCAGTGTTCAGAATGGTGTG ATCTGCAGTCTCCTGAGGGGCGGCATAGCCGAGCGAGGCGGCGTTCGTGTTGGCCATCGCATAATTGAGATTAACAACCAGAGCGTGGTGGCAGTGCCCCACGAGAAGATCGTTAACTTGCTCGCCACTTCAGTGGGGGAG ATACTCATGAAGACGATGCCCACATCCATGTTCCGCCTGCTCACTGGCCAGGAGAACCCCATATATATTTAA
- the LOC117893060 gene encoding uncharacterized protein LOC117893060 isoform X2 — translation MPRVPYTWRQPDFPGDGSDLAWLQPTMLIICHRGNLDKSLEPLLRTLKQPFAPRTVAAVCVHETMRLAFEEKVCQEMEMLHSKVQGHEYYAQALRMIGCLRAETLGLQQSDKIGFRSKLANGSPLLVRGFDQSFFSMSHPSTVVTLHIFRHAFELPKVVARERLRFASVAIWGAKMCDTYEVALQLRFSTVFINCHGISMEPIEKYFVARQPHVVMANHHHFESHR, via the exons ATGCCTCGTGTTCCCTACACCTGGCGCCAGCCAGATTTTCCTGGCGATGGCAGCGATCTAGCCTGGCTGCAGCCCACCATGCTGATCATTTGTCACAGGGGCAATCTGGACAAGTCCCTAGAGCCGCTGCTGCGAACGCTCAAGCAACCGTTCGCACCGCGCACAGTGGCTGCCGTCTGTGTGCACGAGACAATGCGCTTAGCATTCGAGGAGAAGGTGTGccaggagatggagatgctgCACTCCAAAGTGCAGGGCCATGAGTATTATGCGCAGGCACTGCGAATGATTGGTTGTCTGCGGGCCGAAACGTTGGGCCTGCAGCAGAGCGACAAAATCGGTTTCAGGAGCAAACTGGCCAACGGATCGCCGTTGCTCGTACGCGGCTTCGACCAGAGCTTCTTCAGCATGAGCCATCCCAGTACGGTGGTGACGCTGCACATCTTCCGGCACGCCTTCGAGCTGCCCAAAGTGGTGGCCCGAGAGCGGCTGAGATTCGCCAGCGTGGCCATTTGGGGTGCCAAAATGTGCGACACCTACGAGGTGGCGCTCCAGCTGCGGTTCTCTACGGTTTTCATCAACTGCCATGGCATTTCGATGGAGCCAATtgagaaatattttgtggcacgGCAGCCGCATGTCGTGATGGcgaatcatcatcatttcgAG AGCCACCGTTGA